The following coding sequences lie in one Rutidosis leptorrhynchoides isolate AG116_Rl617_1_P2 chromosome 4, CSIRO_AGI_Rlap_v1, whole genome shotgun sequence genomic window:
- the LOC139844153 gene encoding E3 ubiquitin-protein ligase PUB24-like, producing MKDPVTVATGITYDRESIQRWKSYGQHNTCPVTNQLLPQLTGFTPNHNLRRLIESWSDNQVLQTSNHSTLFHVKVTALNLIKNLKLQDKSLQLESLKSIEKLVMECEKNRVCFKEFGVVKVMVSIVVSCHQNCEVFGLKEALNVLYLVRLSQDETHSDEHDRIISSLTWVLDLDASSCDCNDTTNVTYMSMKFHAMVLLKDIIDNAKSHVLERLNRDFFKTIVLFLQKQKSMNLDQNGVIKEVIHVMLSTCTWPRNSSMMIELGAVFELVEIELESSPKKAITELTMGVLFHLCSLADGRAQLIGHAAGIAMVTKRIGKVSRKVDERALMIISMISKYSATNAVLQEMMRVGTVEKLCMVLQVNDHNSYQREKARDILKRHSNVWKDSPCLNLTLLTS from the coding sequence ATGAAAGATCCGGTGACCGTTGCAACAGGTATCACCTACGATCGTGAAAGCATCCAACGATGGAAGTCATACGGTCAGCACAACACATGCCCGGTTACCAATCAACTACTGCCTCAACTGACCGGTTTCACACCTAACCATAACCTCCGCCGTCTTATCGAATCATGGTCCGATAATCAAGTTCTTCAAACCTCAAACCATTCAACTTTATTTCATGTAAAGGTAACTGCTTTAAACCTCATTAAGAATCTTAAACTACAAGATAAGTCCTTGCAACTTGAATCGCTTAAAAGTATCGAAAAACTTGTGATGGAGTGTGAAAAGAATAGGGTTTGTTTTAAAGAATTTGGTGTTGttaaagttatggttagtatagttgTTTCATGTCATCAAAATTGTGAAGTTTTTGGTCTAAAGGAAGCTCTTAATGTTCTATATCTTGTTAGACTTTCACAAGATGAAACGCACTCGGATGAACATGATCGAATCATAAGTTCTTTAACATGGGTTTTAGATCTTGATGCATCATCGTGTGATTGTAATGATACTACAAATGTTACGTACATGAGCATGAAATTCCATGCAATGGTCTTACTAAAAGATATCATAGACAATGCAAAATcgcatgttcttgaaagattgaaCCGTGATTTTTTCAAGACAATAGTACTTTTTCTCCAAAAACAAAAAAGTATGAATCTTGATCAAAATGGAGTGATTAAGGAGGTCATTCATGTGATGCTTAGCACGTGTACATGGCCAAGAAACAGCTCGATGATGATCGAATTAGGAGCTGTTTTTGAGCTAGTGGAGATTGAACTTGAGTCGTCACCAAAAAAGGCGATAACCGAGTTGACCATGGGAGTTTTGTTTCATTTGTGTTCGTTAGCCGATGGACGAGCTCAACTTATTGGCCATGCGGCTGGGATAGCCATGGTCACCAAGAGAATCGGTAAGGTTTCGCGTAAAGTTGATGAAAGAGCGTTGATGATTATTTCGATGATATCGAAATATTCGGCTACCAATGCGGTGCTTCAAGAAATGATGCGAGTTGGAACGGTTGAGAAACTATGTATGGTGCTTCAAGTAAATGATCATAATTCATATCAAAGGGAGAAAGCAAGGGATATACTTAAAAGACACTCAAATGTGTGGAAAGACTCACCTTGTTTAAACCTTACTCTCCTAACAAG